The DNA window CGGAAGCGCTCACTGACGTCGGCGCCGTCCTCATCGTAGTAGGTGATTTTCAGCCACGGGCCTTTCTCGTCGCTACCGTGCTGCAGGGCCATGCCGCTGCAGCGCAGCACCAGCGCGTCCTTCAGCTTCAGCGCCGCCTTCAGCATGTCGTCCGGGTCAACCAGAATGGTGTCGCACTCCCGGCAGCGGCGGGCGGCGATATCGTTTTCCGCGTTGCACTGCGGGCAGTTTTTGAAACGAAAGCGGAAGTCGCACTGTTCGCGGTGGCCGTCGTCATCTTCGAACCACCCCTGGCAGCGGCGGCCAAAATGCTCAATCAAGGTGCCGTCGGCGGTGGTTTTGCCCCAGAAGGTGTTGGCGAAGCCGCAGGCCGGGCAGAAGACCTGCACCGGCACGTTGTCGCTTTTGCCCTTCGGCGTCCCCACTTCCGGGGCGTACAGGTCGTGCGGGTTGCCGGCGTAGTCGAGGATCAGACAGTCGGTTTTTCCCGGCGCCAGGCGCAGGCCGCGGCCAACGATCTGTTGGTAAAGACTCACCGACTCGGTGGGGCGGAGGATGGCGATCAGGTCGACGTGCGGGGCGTCGAAGCCGGTGGTTAGCACCGCGACGTTCACCAGATAGCGATACGCCTGCGCTTTAAACGCCTCGATGATGCGATCTCGCTCCGGACCCGGGGTTTCCCCGGTGATCAGCGCCGCCTGGCCTGCCGGCAGCAGGCCGGTCACTTCCCGGGCGTGCTCCACGGTGGCGGCGAAGATCATCACCCCTTTGCGGCTTGCGGCGAACTCCACGATCTGGCTGACGATATGCGGTGTAATGCGCTGCTGTTTTTTCAGTTCGTGATTAAGATCGGCCTCGCTGAACAGGCCGTTGCTTTGCGCCTGCAGGCGGCTGAAATCGTACTGTACCACCGGCATATCGAGGCGTTCCGGCGGCGTCAGGTAGCCGTGCTTAATCATATAGCGCAGCGGCAGCTCATAGATGCAGTCGCGGAACAGCGCTTTTTCATCGCCACGCACCATCCCGTGGTAGTGGAACTGATAGATCCACCCCTTGCCGAGGCGGAACGGGGTCGCCGTCAGGCCGAGCAGCCGGAGCTGCGGGTTGACCTGCCGCAGGTGGCTGATGATCTGCTGATACTGGCTGTCGTCATCATCGCTGATGCGGTGGCATTCATCGACGATCAGCAGCGAAAACTCGCTGCGAAATTGCGCCAGATTACGCGCCACCGACTGGACGCTGCCGAACACCACTTTGCCGTGGCTCTCTTTACGCTGCAGTCCGGCGGCAAAGATATCCGCCTCGAGGCCAAGGGTGCAGTATTTAGCATGATTCTGCGCCACCAGCTCTTTGACGTGGGCCAGCACCAGCACGCGGCCGCGGGCCAGTCGGGCAAGCTCGGCGATCACCAGGCTTTTGCCCGCGCCGGTGGGCAGGACAATCGCCGCCGGCTCGGTATGGCGACGAAACCAGGCGAGGGTGGCATCGACGGCTTCTTGTTGGTAGGGACGTAATGTAAAAGTCATGAATTCACGGGGCTAATTAACTCGCGAATAGTATGCCATGAATCTTTTCCCTTGAGTGGTGTTAAGAGCCCGTTATACTAGCCAGTGAATTTCTTCTTTTTCGGGCGATTTGCCCGCTCCAGCACTTTGACAGGCTAAAAAAATCTCATGCGACTTGATAAGTTTATCGCTCAGCAGCTTGGCGTCAGCCGGGCTATTGCCGGGC is part of the Klebsiella quasipneumoniae subsp. quasipneumoniae genome and encodes:
- a CDS encoding DEAD/DEAH box helicase, with protein sequence MTFTLRPYQQEAVDATLAWFRRHTEPAAIVLPTGAGKSLVIAELARLARGRVLVLAHVKELVAQNHAKYCTLGLEADIFAAGLQRKESHGKVVFGSVQSVARNLAQFRSEFSLLIVDECHRISDDDDSQYQQIISHLRQVNPQLRLLGLTATPFRLGKGWIYQFHYHGMVRGDEKALFRDCIYELPLRYMIKHGYLTPPERLDMPVVQYDFSRLQAQSNGLFSEADLNHELKKQQRITPHIVSQIVEFAASRKGVMIFAATVEHAREVTGLLPAGQAALITGETPGPERDRIIEAFKAQAYRYLVNVAVLTTGFDAPHVDLIAILRPTESVSLYQQIVGRGLRLAPGKTDCLILDYAGNPHDLYAPEVGTPKGKSDNVPVQVFCPACGFANTFWGKTTADGTLIEHFGRRCQGWFEDDDGHREQCDFRFRFKNCPQCNAENDIAARRCRECDTILVDPDDMLKAALKLKDALVLRCSGMALQHGSDEKGPWLKITYYDEDGADVSERFRLQTPAQRTAFEQLFIRPHTRTPGVPLRWITPADIVAQQALLRHPDFVVARMKGQYWQVREKVFDYQGRFRRANELR